One Acetobacter ghanensis DNA window includes the following coding sequences:
- a CDS encoding YceI family protein codes for MTRAFFLASATSTMLAFSAMNPALAGTNNNTAEAQSGIYSVEPAHTQVIFSVLHFGFTNYFGAFSNASGTLKLNALTPEDSSLSVTIPVTSVQTTNTRLTDELKGPQWFDATKFPNATFVSTAVKMTGPNDATVTGNLTLHGVTKLEALNVHFLGAGTNPMDKKYTTGFEATGTIKRSDFGIKTYVPYVSDDVSLRIAGAFEKQD; via the coding sequence ATGACCCGCGCTTTCTTTTTGGCTTCAGCGACTTCCACCATGCTGGCATTCAGTGCCATGAACCCCGCACTCGCCGGGACCAACAACAACACAGCCGAAGCGCAATCTGGCATCTACAGTGTGGAGCCAGCCCATACTCAGGTTATTTTTTCCGTCCTGCATTTTGGATTTACAAATTACTTTGGGGCTTTCTCCAATGCTTCGGGCACACTGAAGCTTAACGCGCTGACACCGGAAGATTCCAGCCTGTCCGTAACCATTCCGGTCACTTCCGTGCAAACCACCAACACACGGCTGACAGATGAACTAAAAGGGCCGCAATGGTTTGATGCCACCAAGTTCCCAAATGCCACTTTTGTTTCAACGGCAGTTAAAATGACGGGGCCCAACGATGCAACCGTTACCGGCAACCTCACACTCCACGGCGTTACCAAACTCGAGGCATTGAATGTGCACTTCCTTGGCGCTGGCACAAATCCGATGGACAAAAAGTACACGACTGGCTTTGAAGCCACAGGCACCATCAAACGGAGTGATTTTGGTATAAAAACGTATGTGCCTTACGTCAGTGACGATGTCAGCCTTCGTATTGCCGGAGCTTTTGAAAAGCAGGATTAA
- a CDS encoding sensor domain-containing diguanylate cyclase — protein sequence MATPPLPGEIDFTNLPDLAVLGQTLFKRVPIGAIVVRLSDSQIILRNPAFRHIANDDITTVSSLLDTCCVDPTQREQIHQQITQAKSRADKEETSEMPELVLDLKGTDGRVRIVQHYALLFHKMDIAIGIFRDISDIKRKYRALQKEAFTDELTGVGNRRGLMERWNEEMEDDPNQVIGFLMIDLDQFKPINDTYGHAIGDHVLQSLARRLRKGVRKSDYVARLGGDEFGILLPNIQSRTMLDTIRNKLLVSLKRPVITNTLKLNLSGSIGGGLYPEDGQDLPAIMVHADHSMYSTKKSIPARKRSKKHRVTARLPVA from the coding sequence ATGGCAACCCCTCCCCTACCCGGTGAGATCGACTTTACTAACCTTCCTGATCTGGCGGTTCTAGGGCAAACGCTTTTCAAGCGGGTTCCAATTGGTGCGATTGTCGTTCGGTTATCTGACAGTCAGATTATCCTACGCAACCCTGCGTTCCGGCACATTGCGAACGATGACATTACAACCGTCAGCAGCCTGCTGGACACCTGTTGCGTTGACCCCACTCAACGGGAGCAGATCCACCAGCAGATCACACAGGCCAAAAGCCGGGCGGATAAGGAAGAAACCAGCGAAATGCCCGAGCTTGTACTGGACCTGAAAGGGACAGATGGCCGGGTACGCATTGTGCAGCACTACGCTCTACTGTTCCACAAAATGGACATTGCGATTGGGATTTTCCGCGATATATCAGACATCAAGCGAAAATACCGTGCACTTCAGAAAGAAGCTTTTACAGATGAGCTAACAGGCGTTGGCAATAGGCGCGGCCTGATGGAACGCTGGAATGAAGAAATGGAGGATGATCCCAATCAGGTAATCGGCTTCCTGATGATCGACCTTGACCAGTTCAAACCGATTAATGACACCTATGGCCATGCCATTGGGGACCACGTCCTTCAAAGTCTGGCGCGCAGACTGCGCAAAGGTGTCCGCAAAAGTGATTATGTCGCCCGGCTGGGCGGGGATGAATTTGGTATTCTTTTGCCTAATATCCAATCCCGCACCATGCTGGACACAATCAGAAACAAGCTTCTGGTATCACTCAAGCGCCCCGTTATAACCAACACGCTCAAGCTCAATCTGTCTGGCAGCATTGGTGGCGGCCTCTACCCGGAGGATGGTCAGGACCTCCCCGCCATTATGGTCCACGCTGACCACTCCATGTA